A single genomic interval of Vicia villosa cultivar HV-30 ecotype Madison, WI unplaced genomic scaffold, Vvil1.0 ctg.000060F_1_1, whole genome shotgun sequence harbors:
- the LOC131623315 gene encoding uncharacterized protein LOC131623315 isoform X3, whose translation MENYKFYRSWMYDRMYAGRRGLKPLFEEGVKLFITWAFDQECCREEGGVRCPCLKCGCRRIISDPKEVETHLKRKGFKENYWVWTSNGEEMPINMPETSNFQHGSSSRSQMEYKEQFNLHDDMIGDALGVNVAYDEQQDSGDEEELPNEKSQKFYELLKEINTPLFEGSSDSKLSMCVRLLAAKSNWNVPDQCLEFFCQMMLDATPTKDNLPRSYYDAKKLVMKLGLEVTKIDCCIRGCMLFYDNEFGTNDGALEECKFCNSPRYVVRTKTIDHKKKRIAVKSMFYLPIIPRLQRLFASMHSASQMTWHHTNKTSTSTMRHPSDGEAWKHFDRMHPDFAAEPRNVRLGLCSDGFTPYVQQSGTGYSCWPVIVTPYNLPPEMCMTKPYMFLTCLIPGPSSPKAGIDVYLQPLVDDLKRLWIGECTYDISRKQNFNMRAVLMWTINDFPAYAMLSGWGTHGKMGRPHCMDKTKAFTLDKGGKSSWFDCHRRFLPKNHILRKNMNDFRKGIKVTDLPPPRFSSVEVWNMVRDLPKFTDNGKAIRIPGYGDKHNWTKRSIFWDLPYWKDNLLRHNLDVMHIEKNFFDNVFNTVMDVQGKTKDNENARKDMELYCNRKDLELKTLPNGKLLKPKATYSLTPQEAKLVCRWLTELRMPDGYASNLARCANASTGKVTGMKSHDCHVFMERLLPIAFSSLPTQVLNPLTEISQFFRDICASILRVDDLIKLDQDIPLILCKLEQIFPPGFFDSMEHLPVHLAYEAFLGGPVQYRWMYPFERFMGDSKRSVKNKAKVEGSICAHYLHRETSHFCSHYFNHMMLIPRITRNEVNVTERSQFTLSIFGLPGRSSGKTNVHWLAEKELQSAHVHVLINCVEVKPYIELYNNFQYELTGEQATTTDIHAYFPSWFKQQLACNVELSPQLLHLRNLAEGCCSHGHVEFSLYLVGSSMYLALSGGGERLCCVQFW comes from the exons CCAGAGACTAGTAATTTCCAACATGGCTCAAGTAGTCGATCACAGATGGAATATAAAGAACAGTTTAATCTACACGATGACATGATTGGCGATGCTTTAGGGGTTAACGTGGCCTACGATGAACAACAAGATAGTGGCGATGaggaagagttgccgaatgagaAATCTCAAAAATTTTACGAGTTGTTGAAAGAAATAAACACGCCATTGTTTGAGGGTTCGTCAGACTCTAAATTGTCTatgtgtgtgagattgttggcTGCAAAATCAAactggaatgttcctgatcagtgtctGGAATTCTTTTGTCAAATGATGTTGGATGCGACTCCTACGAAAGACAATTTGCCTAGAAGTTATTATGACGCGAAGAAGTTGGTTATGAAGTTGGGATTAGAAGTAAcgaagattgattgttgcattagaggttgcatgttgttttatgacaatgagtttggtacaaACGATGGAGCGTtagaggaatgtaagttttgtaacAGTCCAAGGTATGTAGTTCGCACTAAAACCATTGATCATAAGAAAAAACGCATAGCAGTGAAATCAATGTTTTATCTACCGATAATACCAAGGTTGCAGAgattgtttgcttcaatgcacagtgcaagtcaaatgacctggcatcatacaaacaaaacaagtacaagcactatgcgacatccatctgatggtgaagcatggaagcactttgatcggatgcatcctgattttgccgcagaacctagaaatgtcagacttggattatgctcagatggttttactCCATATGTCCAACAGTCGGGAACTGGATATTCTTGTTGGCCGGTTATTGTTACTCCTTACAACCTCCcccctgagatgtgcatgacaaagcCTTACATGTTTTTGACTTGCCTCATTCCAGGGCCGTCGAGTCCAAAAGCAGGAATTGACGTGTATTTACAGCCTTTAGTTGATGACTTAAAGAggttgtggattggagaatgtACTTATGACATATCTCGTAAACAAAACTTCAACATGCGAGCTGTTTTGATGTGGACTATTAACGATTTTCCTGCATATgccatgttgtctggttggggtacacatggTAAAATGGGACGTCCTCATTGCATGGATAAGACGAAGGCGTTTACATTGGATAAAGGAGGAAAAagttcgtggtttgactgtcatcgTAGATTCCTACCAAAAAACCACATACTTAGAAAAAACATGAATGATTTCAGAAAAGGTATAAAAGTAACAGATCTTCCTCCCCCCCGTTTTTCATCAGTTGAAGTATGGAACATGGTACGTGATCTACCAAAATTCACAGACAATGGAAAAGCGATCAGAATTCCAGGATACGGGGACAAACACAATTGGACTAAAAGAAGTATTTTTTGGGACCTcccatattggaaagataatttatTGCGACATAATCTTGATGTTATGCACatagagaagaatttttttgataatgtatttaatacAGTGATGGATGTCCAAGGCAAgacaaaagataatgagaatgctaGAAAAGACATGGAACTATATTGTAATCGAAAAGATTTAGAGTTGAAGACTCTACCAAATGGGAAGCTATTAAAACCCAAAGCTACTTATAGTCTAACTCCACAAGAAGCCAAGCTTGTTTGCCGATGGTTAACTGAATTGAGAATGCCCGATGGTTATGCCTCTAACTTGGCAAGATGTGCCAACGCCAGCACTGGCAAGGTGACTGgaatgaaaagtcatgattgccatgttttCATGGAACGACTTCTTCCAATTGCCTTCAGCTCATTGCCAACACAAGTGCTCAatccactaactgaaattagtcagttttttagagatatttgtgcatCAATTTTAAGAGTCGATGACCTAATTAAGTTGGACCAAGACATTCCTCTCATTCTATGCAAGTTGGAACAAATTTTTCCACCTGGTTTTTTCGATTCAATGGAACATCTtcctgtgcatcttgcatatgaagcttttctgggtggacctgttcaatataggtggatgtatccttttgaaagattcatgggtgattcaaagagATCTGTGAAAAATAAGGCTAAAGTGGAGGGTTCGATATGTGCACATTATTTGCATCGGGAAACATCTCATTTTTGCTCTCATTATTTCAATCACATGATGTTAATTCCAAGAATCACAAGGAATGAAGTTAATGTTACAGAAAgaagtcaattcaccttatcCATCTTCGGACTTCCTGGTCGTAGTTCTGGAAAGACGAATGTGCACTGGCTGGCCGAAAAGGAATTGCAATCTGCTCATGTTCATGTATTGATTAAttgcgttgaagttaaaccataCATTGA GTTATATAATAACTTCCAATATGAACTCACCGGTGAACAAGCAACAACCACTGACATACATGCTTATTTTCCATCATGGTTTAAGCAACAATTGGCATGTAATGTCGAATTATCTCCACAactactccatttgagaaacttggcTGAAGGTTGTTGTAGCCATGGACATGTTGAATTCAGTTTGTATTTGGTAGGTAGCAGTATGTATCTTGCGTTGAGTGGTGGAGGGGAGAGATTGTGTTGTGTTCAGTTTTGGTAG
- the LOC131623319 gene encoding inorganic pyrophosphatase 1-like, with protein sequence MSNIVIVFDFDKTIIDCDSDNWLIEELGFTDLFNQLLPTMPWNSVMDKMMTEFHSHGITNEDIAKVLHRIPIHHRIIPAIKSAYALGCDLRIVSDANMFYIETILKHLGIKEYFSEINSNPGYVNQEGRVRISPYHDFNKNSHGCTNPCPPNMCKGLIIDRIQNTVSEVDNKRFIYLGDGAGDYCPILRFREKDFVMPRKNFPVWDLICKDSSLVKAEIRGWSDGEELEQVLMKLINIIIMEEHVQFTACDCKLQTLSTSVLESFPKALRVQP encoded by the exons ATGTCTAATATTGTTATTGTTTTCGACTTTGACAAAACCATCATCGACTGCGACAGTGATAACTGGTTGATTGAAGAATTAGGCTTCACTGATTTGTTCAATCAGCTCCTTCCCACAATGCCATGGAATTCTGTCATG GACAAAATGATGACGGAGTTTCATTCACATGGTATAACCAATGAAGATATTGCAAAGGTTCTTCATAGGATTCCAATTCATCACAGAATAATACCTGCAATCAAATCAGCATATGCTTTAGGATGTGATTTGAGGATTGTGAGTGATGCGAATATGTTTTATATCGAAACTATTTTGAAGCATTTGGGAATAAAGGAATACTTTTCCGAGATTAATAGTAATCCAGGTTATGTTAACCAAGAAGGAAGGGTTAGAATTTCACCTTATCATGACTTCAACAAAAATTCACATGGTTGCACTAATCCATGTCCTCCAAACATGTGCAAGGGTTTAATCATTGATAGAATTCAAAACACAGTTTCTGAAGTGGACAACAAGAGGTTCATCTACCTTGGTGATGGTGCCGGTGATTACTGTCCTATTTTGAGATTTAGAGAAAAAGACTTTGTGATGCCAAGGAAGAATTTTCCAGTTTGGGATTTGATATGCAAAGATTCTTCACTTGTTAAGGCTGAAATTCGTGGTTGGAGTGATGGAGAAGAGCTTGAACAAGTTTTGATGAAGTTGATCAACATAATTATTATGGAGGAACATGTTCAATTCACTGCATGTGATTGCAAGCTACAAACTCTATCAACTTCTGTGCTTGAGTCCTTTCCAAAAGCTCTTCGAGTTCAGCCATAA
- the LOC131623315 gene encoding uncharacterized protein LOC131623315 isoform X2, with the protein MENYKFYRSWMYDRMYAGRRGLKPLFEEGVKLFITWAFDQECCREEGGVRCPCLKCGCRRIISDPKEVETHLKRKGFKENYWVWTSNGEEMPINMPETSNFQHGSSSRSQMEYKEQFNLHDDMIGDALGVNVAYDEQQDSGDEEELPNEKSQKFYELLKEINTPLFEGSSDSKLSMCVRLLAAKSNWNVPDQCLEFFCQMMLDATPTKDNLPRSYYDAKKLVMKLGLEVTKIDCCIRGCMLFYDNEFGTNDGALEECKFCNSPRYVVRTKTIDHKKKRIAVKSMFYLPIIPRLQRLFASMHSASQMTWHHTNKTSTSTMRHPSDGEAWKHFDRMHPDFAAEPRNVRLGLCSDGFTPYVQQSGTGYSCWPVIVTPYNLPPEMCMTKPYMFLTCLIPGPSSPKAGIDVYLQPLVDDLKRLWIGECTYDISRKQNFNMRAVLMWTINDFPAYAMLSGWGTHGKMGRPHCMDKTKAFTLDKGGKSSWFDCHRRFLPKNHILRKNMNDFRKGIKVTDLPPPRFSSVEVWNMVRDLPKFTDNGKAIRIPGYGDKHNWTKRSIFWDLPYWKDNLLRHNLDVMHIEKNFFDNVFNTVMDVQGKTKDNENARKDMELYCNRKDLELKTLPNGKLLKPKATYSLTPQEAKLVCRWLTELRMPDGYASNLARCANASTGKVTGMKSHDCHVFMERLLPIAFSSLPTQVLNPLTEISQFFRDICASILRVDDLIKLDQDIPLILCKLEQIFPPGFFDSMEHLPVHLAYEAFLGGPVQYRWMYPFERFMGDSKRSVKNKAKVEGSICAHYLHRETSHFCSHYFNHMMLIPRITRNEVNVTERSQFTLSIFGLPGRSSGKTNVHWLAEKELQSAHVHVLINCVEVKPYIELYNNFQYELTGEQATTTDIHAYFPSWFKQQLACNVELSPQLLHLRNLAEGCCSHGHVEFSLYLVGSSMYLALSGGGERLCCVQFWRSTKG; encoded by the exons CCAGAGACTAGTAATTTCCAACATGGCTCAAGTAGTCGATCACAGATGGAATATAAAGAACAGTTTAATCTACACGATGACATGATTGGCGATGCTTTAGGGGTTAACGTGGCCTACGATGAACAACAAGATAGTGGCGATGaggaagagttgccgaatgagaAATCTCAAAAATTTTACGAGTTGTTGAAAGAAATAAACACGCCATTGTTTGAGGGTTCGTCAGACTCTAAATTGTCTatgtgtgtgagattgttggcTGCAAAATCAAactggaatgttcctgatcagtgtctGGAATTCTTTTGTCAAATGATGTTGGATGCGACTCCTACGAAAGACAATTTGCCTAGAAGTTATTATGACGCGAAGAAGTTGGTTATGAAGTTGGGATTAGAAGTAAcgaagattgattgttgcattagaggttgcatgttgttttatgacaatgagtttggtacaaACGATGGAGCGTtagaggaatgtaagttttgtaacAGTCCAAGGTATGTAGTTCGCACTAAAACCATTGATCATAAGAAAAAACGCATAGCAGTGAAATCAATGTTTTATCTACCGATAATACCAAGGTTGCAGAgattgtttgcttcaatgcacagtgcaagtcaaatgacctggcatcatacaaacaaaacaagtacaagcactatgcgacatccatctgatggtgaagcatggaagcactttgatcggatgcatcctgattttgccgcagaacctagaaatgtcagacttggattatgctcagatggttttactCCATATGTCCAACAGTCGGGAACTGGATATTCTTGTTGGCCGGTTATTGTTACTCCTTACAACCTCCcccctgagatgtgcatgacaaagcCTTACATGTTTTTGACTTGCCTCATTCCAGGGCCGTCGAGTCCAAAAGCAGGAATTGACGTGTATTTACAGCCTTTAGTTGATGACTTAAAGAggttgtggattggagaatgtACTTATGACATATCTCGTAAACAAAACTTCAACATGCGAGCTGTTTTGATGTGGACTATTAACGATTTTCCTGCATATgccatgttgtctggttggggtacacatggTAAAATGGGACGTCCTCATTGCATGGATAAGACGAAGGCGTTTACATTGGATAAAGGAGGAAAAagttcgtggtttgactgtcatcgTAGATTCCTACCAAAAAACCACATACTTAGAAAAAACATGAATGATTTCAGAAAAGGTATAAAAGTAACAGATCTTCCTCCCCCCCGTTTTTCATCAGTTGAAGTATGGAACATGGTACGTGATCTACCAAAATTCACAGACAATGGAAAAGCGATCAGAATTCCAGGATACGGGGACAAACACAATTGGACTAAAAGAAGTATTTTTTGGGACCTcccatattggaaagataatttatTGCGACATAATCTTGATGTTATGCACatagagaagaatttttttgataatgtatttaatacAGTGATGGATGTCCAAGGCAAgacaaaagataatgagaatgctaGAAAAGACATGGAACTATATTGTAATCGAAAAGATTTAGAGTTGAAGACTCTACCAAATGGGAAGCTATTAAAACCCAAAGCTACTTATAGTCTAACTCCACAAGAAGCCAAGCTTGTTTGCCGATGGTTAACTGAATTGAGAATGCCCGATGGTTATGCCTCTAACTTGGCAAGATGTGCCAACGCCAGCACTGGCAAGGTGACTGgaatgaaaagtcatgattgccatgttttCATGGAACGACTTCTTCCAATTGCCTTCAGCTCATTGCCAACACAAGTGCTCAatccactaactgaaattagtcagttttttagagatatttgtgcatCAATTTTAAGAGTCGATGACCTAATTAAGTTGGACCAAGACATTCCTCTCATTCTATGCAAGTTGGAACAAATTTTTCCACCTGGTTTTTTCGATTCAATGGAACATCTtcctgtgcatcttgcatatgaagcttttctgggtggacctgttcaatataggtggatgtatccttttgaaagattcatgggtgattcaaagagATCTGTGAAAAATAAGGCTAAAGTGGAGGGTTCGATATGTGCACATTATTTGCATCGGGAAACATCTCATTTTTGCTCTCATTATTTCAATCACATGATGTTAATTCCAAGAATCACAAGGAATGAAGTTAATGTTACAGAAAgaagtcaattcaccttatcCATCTTCGGACTTCCTGGTCGTAGTTCTGGAAAGACGAATGTGCACTGGCTGGCCGAAAAGGAATTGCAATCTGCTCATGTTCATGTATTGATTAAttgcgttgaagttaaaccataCATTGA GTTATATAATAACTTCCAATATGAACTCACCGGTGAACAAGCAACAACCACTGACATACATGCTTATTTTCCATCATGGTTTAAGCAACAATTGGCATGTAATGTCGAATTATCTCCACAactactccatttgagaaacttggcTGAAGGTTGTTGTAGCCATGGACATGTTGAATTCAGTTTGTATTTGGTAGGTAGCAGTATGTATCTTGCGTTGAGTGGTGGAGGGGAGAGATTGTGTTGTGTTCAGTTTTG GCGGAGTACCAAAGGTTGA
- the LOC131623315 gene encoding uncharacterized protein LOC131623315 isoform X1, with amino-acid sequence MENYKFYRSWMYDRMYAGRRGLKPLFEEGVKLFITWAFDQECCREEGGVRCPCLKCGCRRIISDPKEVETHLKRKGFKENYWVWTSNGEEMPINMPETSNFQHGSSSRSQMEYKEQFNLHDDMIGDALGVNVAYDEQQDSGDEEELPNEKSQKFYELLKEINTPLFEGSSDSKLSMCVRLLAAKSNWNVPDQCLEFFCQMMLDATPTKDNLPRSYYDAKKLVMKLGLEVTKIDCCIRGCMLFYDNEFGTNDGALEECKFCNSPRYVVRTKTIDHKKKRIAVKSMFYLPIIPRLQRLFASMHSASQMTWHHTNKTSTSTMRHPSDGEAWKHFDRMHPDFAAEPRNVRLGLCSDGFTPYVQQSGTGYSCWPVIVTPYNLPPEMCMTKPYMFLTCLIPGPSSPKAGIDVYLQPLVDDLKRLWIGECTYDISRKQNFNMRAVLMWTINDFPAYAMLSGWGTHGKMGRPHCMDKTKAFTLDKGGKSSWFDCHRRFLPKNHILRKNMNDFRKGIKVTDLPPPRFSSVEVWNMVRDLPKFTDNGKAIRIPGYGDKHNWTKRSIFWDLPYWKDNLLRHNLDVMHIEKNFFDNVFNTVMDVQGKTKDNENARKDMELYCNRKDLELKTLPNGKLLKPKATYSLTPQEAKLVCRWLTELRMPDGYASNLARCANASTGKVTGMKSHDCHVFMERLLPIAFSSLPTQVLNPLTEISQFFRDICASILRVDDLIKLDQDIPLILCKLEQIFPPGFFDSMEHLPVHLAYEAFLGGPVQYRWMYPFERFMGDSKRSVKNKAKVEGSICAHYLHRETSHFCSHYFNHMMLIPRITRNEVNVTERSQFTLSIFGLPGRSSGKTNVHWLAEKELQSAHVHVLINCVEVKPYIELYNNFQYELTGEQATTTDIHAYFPSWFKQQLACNVELSPQLLHLRNLAEGCCSHGHVEFSLYLAEYQRLKKEFLAKHPELGGPRGRYPLDPAIDQYLWLQASKGKKRNGKIYAAGPLASNYKKGDRYSLFRRIADGEGSSRPPTLTPEITETIKQLAQSEAARENETLRKKQMELEEALRLSQEQMMLTQQQIQQQVQQQIQQQMQQQMQQMQQFFRQQYGGGGFGAGGNQRVVDENDEQNENNADDPDPL; translated from the exons CCAGAGACTAGTAATTTCCAACATGGCTCAAGTAGTCGATCACAGATGGAATATAAAGAACAGTTTAATCTACACGATGACATGATTGGCGATGCTTTAGGGGTTAACGTGGCCTACGATGAACAACAAGATAGTGGCGATGaggaagagttgccgaatgagaAATCTCAAAAATTTTACGAGTTGTTGAAAGAAATAAACACGCCATTGTTTGAGGGTTCGTCAGACTCTAAATTGTCTatgtgtgtgagattgttggcTGCAAAATCAAactggaatgttcctgatcagtgtctGGAATTCTTTTGTCAAATGATGTTGGATGCGACTCCTACGAAAGACAATTTGCCTAGAAGTTATTATGACGCGAAGAAGTTGGTTATGAAGTTGGGATTAGAAGTAAcgaagattgattgttgcattagaggttgcatgttgttttatgacaatgagtttggtacaaACGATGGAGCGTtagaggaatgtaagttttgtaacAGTCCAAGGTATGTAGTTCGCACTAAAACCATTGATCATAAGAAAAAACGCATAGCAGTGAAATCAATGTTTTATCTACCGATAATACCAAGGTTGCAGAgattgtttgcttcaatgcacagtgcaagtcaaatgacctggcatcatacaaacaaaacaagtacaagcactatgcgacatccatctgatggtgaagcatggaagcactttgatcggatgcatcctgattttgccgcagaacctagaaatgtcagacttggattatgctcagatggttttactCCATATGTCCAACAGTCGGGAACTGGATATTCTTGTTGGCCGGTTATTGTTACTCCTTACAACCTCCcccctgagatgtgcatgacaaagcCTTACATGTTTTTGACTTGCCTCATTCCAGGGCCGTCGAGTCCAAAAGCAGGAATTGACGTGTATTTACAGCCTTTAGTTGATGACTTAAAGAggttgtggattggagaatgtACTTATGACATATCTCGTAAACAAAACTTCAACATGCGAGCTGTTTTGATGTGGACTATTAACGATTTTCCTGCATATgccatgttgtctggttggggtacacatggTAAAATGGGACGTCCTCATTGCATGGATAAGACGAAGGCGTTTACATTGGATAAAGGAGGAAAAagttcgtggtttgactgtcatcgTAGATTCCTACCAAAAAACCACATACTTAGAAAAAACATGAATGATTTCAGAAAAGGTATAAAAGTAACAGATCTTCCTCCCCCCCGTTTTTCATCAGTTGAAGTATGGAACATGGTACGTGATCTACCAAAATTCACAGACAATGGAAAAGCGATCAGAATTCCAGGATACGGGGACAAACACAATTGGACTAAAAGAAGTATTTTTTGGGACCTcccatattggaaagataatttatTGCGACATAATCTTGATGTTATGCACatagagaagaatttttttgataatgtatttaatacAGTGATGGATGTCCAAGGCAAgacaaaagataatgagaatgctaGAAAAGACATGGAACTATATTGTAATCGAAAAGATTTAGAGTTGAAGACTCTACCAAATGGGAAGCTATTAAAACCCAAAGCTACTTATAGTCTAACTCCACAAGAAGCCAAGCTTGTTTGCCGATGGTTAACTGAATTGAGAATGCCCGATGGTTATGCCTCTAACTTGGCAAGATGTGCCAACGCCAGCACTGGCAAGGTGACTGgaatgaaaagtcatgattgccatgttttCATGGAACGACTTCTTCCAATTGCCTTCAGCTCATTGCCAACACAAGTGCTCAatccactaactgaaattagtcagttttttagagatatttgtgcatCAATTTTAAGAGTCGATGACCTAATTAAGTTGGACCAAGACATTCCTCTCATTCTATGCAAGTTGGAACAAATTTTTCCACCTGGTTTTTTCGATTCAATGGAACATCTtcctgtgcatcttgcatatgaagcttttctgggtggacctgttcaatataggtggatgtatccttttgaaagattcatgggtgattcaaagagATCTGTGAAAAATAAGGCTAAAGTGGAGGGTTCGATATGTGCACATTATTTGCATCGGGAAACATCTCATTTTTGCTCTCATTATTTCAATCACATGATGTTAATTCCAAGAATCACAAGGAATGAAGTTAATGTTACAGAAAgaagtcaattcaccttatcCATCTTCGGACTTCCTGGTCGTAGTTCTGGAAAGACGAATGTGCACTGGCTGGCCGAAAAGGAATTGCAATCTGCTCATGTTCATGTATTGATTAAttgcgttgaagttaaaccataCATTGA GTTATATAATAACTTCCAATATGAACTCACCGGTGAACAAGCAACAACCACTGACATACATGCTTATTTTCCATCATGGTTTAAGCAACAATTGGCATGTAATGTCGAATTATCTCCACAactactccatttgagaaacttggcTGAAGGTTGTTGTAGCCATGGACATGTTGAATTCAGTTTGTATTTG GCGGAGTACCAAAGGTTGAAGAAGGAGTTTTTAGCTAAACATCCTGAGTTAGGCGGTCCACGTGGACGATATCCTCTTGATCCAGCTATTGATCAGTATTTGTGGTTGCAAGCAAGTAAGGGAAAGAAGAGAAATGGAAAAATTTATGCTGCAGGGCCTTTAGCTAGCAACTACAAAAAAGGGGATAGGTATTCTTTATTTAGGAGAATTGCAGACGGGGAAGGATCTTCACGTCCTCCGACATTAACCCCTGAAATaactgaaacaattaaacaactAGCTCAGAGTGAAGCAGCACGTGAAAATGAAACATTGAGAAAAAAACAAATGGAGTTGGAGGAAGCATTGAGACTTTCACAAGAGCAAATGATGCTTactcaacaacaaattcaacaacaagtgcaacaacaaatacaacaacaaATGCAACAACAAATGCAACAAATGCAACAATTCTTTCGACAACAATATGGTGGTGGTGGATTTGGAGCGGGTGGTAACCAAAGAGTAGTAGACGAGAATGATGAACAAAACGAAAATAATGCGGACGACCCGGATCCTTTgtga